Proteins from a single region of Streptococcus mitis:
- a CDS encoding metal-sulfur cluster assembly factor — MRDDIKINDRALAIQDQIIEKLEKVFDTDVELDVYNLGLIYEINLDETGLCKIVMTFTDTACDCAESLPIEIVAGLKQIEGIEDVKVEVTWSPAWKITRISRYGRIALGLPPR, encoded by the coding sequence ATGAGAGACGATATCAAAATCAATGACCGCGCTTTGGCCATACAAGACCAAATTATCGAAAAACTAGAGAAGGTTTTTGATACAGATGTGGAATTGGATGTTTACAATCTAGGGCTGATTTATGAAATCAATCTGGATGAAACAGGGCTCTGTAAGATTGTCATGACCTTCACCGACACCGCCTGTGATTGCGCCGAAAGCCTGCCTATCGAAATCGTCGCAGGTCTGAAACAAATCGAGGGTATCGAAGATGTCAAGGTTGAAGTTACCTGGTCGCCTGCCTGGAAGATTACACGAATCAGTCGCTACGGCCGCATTGCCCTTGGACTGCCACCTCGTTAA
- a CDS encoding helix-turn-helix domain-containing protein, producing the protein MEQIGKVFRQLRESRNISLRQATGGQFSPSMLSRFETGQSELSVEKFLFALGNISASVEEILFLARGFQYDADSELRKEIKDVLDPKNIAPLEDLYRKEYQKHAHSQNKQKHILNAIIIKSYIKSMDERVELTAEEERVLHDYLFSTEIWGIYELNLFSISSPFLSVSLFTRYVREMVRKSDFLMEMSGNRNLFHTILLNGFLASIECEEFTNASYFKRVIEEHFYNENETYFRTVYLWAEGLLDSKQGRVKEGQKKMENAVRIFEMLGCNKSAEYYRNTTDC; encoded by the coding sequence ATGGAGCAGATTGGAAAAGTCTTTAGACAATTACGAGAGTCAAGAAATATCTCGCTGAGACAAGCAACTGGGGGACAATTTTCGCCGTCTATGTTATCCCGATTTGAAACTGGTCAGAGTGAGCTTTCGGTGGAAAAGTTTCTATTTGCTCTGGGGAATATATCTGCCAGTGTGGAGGAAATCCTTTTTCTTGCGAGAGGTTTTCAGTATGATGCAGATTCTGAGTTGAGAAAAGAAATCAAAGATGTCTTGGATCCAAAGAATATAGCTCCGCTTGAGGACTTGTATCGCAAGGAGTATCAAAAGCATGCCCATTCTCAAAACAAACAGAAACATATTCTAAATGCCATTATTATCAAGTCTTATATAAAGAGCATGGATGAAAGGGTAGAGTTAACGGCAGAGGAAGAGAGAGTTCTTCATGACTACTTGTTTTCTACTGAGATTTGGGGAATCTATGAACTCAATTTATTTTCAATCAGTTCTCCATTTTTATCTGTTTCTCTTTTCACTAGATATGTACGAGAAATGGTACGTAAATCTGATTTTCTAATGGAAATGTCTGGCAATCGAAACCTTTTTCACACTATACTATTGAATGGTTTTTTAGCCAGCATTGAATGTGAAGAATTTACCAATGCCTCTTATTTTAAACGTGTTATCGAAGAGCATTTCTACAATGAAAATGAAACCTATTTCCGAACTGTCTATTTGTGGGCGGAAGGTCTCCTTGATAGCAAGCAAGGTAGAGTCAAGGAAGGACAGAAAAAGATGGAGAATGCTGTCCGTATTTTTGAGATGCTCGGCTGTAATAAATCTGCCGAATACTATAGAAATACGACCGATTGTTGA
- the ilvD gene encoding dihydroxy-acid dehydratase, which translates to MTELDKRHRSSIYDSMVKSPNRAMLRATGMTDKDFETPIVGVISTWAENTPCNIHLHDFGKLAKEGVKSAGAWPVQFGTITVADGIAMGTPGMRFSLTSRDIIADSIEAAMGGHNVDAFVAIGGCDKNMPGSMIAIANMDIPAIFAYGGTIAPGNLDGKDIDLVSVFEGIGKWNHGDMTAEDVKRLECNACPGPGGCGGMYTANTMATAIEVLGMSLPGSSSHPAESADKKEDIEAAGRAVVKMLELGLKPSDILTREAFEDAITVTMALGGSTNATLHLLAIAHAANVDLSLEDFNTIQERVPHLADLKPSGQYVFQDLYEVGGVPAVMRYLLANGFLHGDRITCTGKTVAENLADFADLTPGQKVIMPLENPKRADGPLIILNGNLAPDGAVAKVSGVKVRRHVGPAKVFDSEEDAIQAVLTDEIVDGDVVVVRFVGPKGGPGMPEMLSLSSMIVGKGQGDKVALLTDGRFSGGTYGLVVGHIAPEAQDGGPIAYLRTGDIVTVDQDTKEISMAVSEEELEKRKAETTLPPLYSRGVLGKYAHIVSSASRGAVTDFWNMDKSGKK; encoded by the coding sequence ATGACTGAATTAGATAAACGTCATCGCAGTAGCATTTATGACAGTATGGTAAAATCACCAAACCGTGCCATGCTTCGTGCGACTGGTATGACAGATAAGGACTTTGAAACACCGATTGTGGGAGTGATTTCGACTTGGGCGGAAAATACACCATGTAACATCCACTTGCATGATTTTGGGAAATTAGCCAAAGAAGGTGTCAAATCGGCAGGTGCGTGGCCTGTGCAGTTTGGGACTATCACTGTAGCGGACGGGATTGCCATGGGAACGCCTGGTATGCGCTTCTCTTTGACATCTCGTGATATCATTGCGGACTCAATTGAGGCAGCTATGGGTGGTCACAATGTGGATGCCTTTGTTGCTATCGGTGGCTGTGACAAGAACATGCCGGGTTCTATGATTGCCATTGCCAACATGGATATTCCAGCTATTTTCGCCTATGGTGGAACTATTGCACCGGGAAATCTTGATGGTAAAGATATCGACTTGGTTTCTGTCTTTGAGGGTATCGGAAAATGGAACCACGGTGATATGACAGCTGAGGACGTGAAACGTCTTGAATGTAATGCCTGCCCTGGCCCTGGTGGCTGTGGTGGTATGTACACTGCTAATACCATGGCGACTGCTATCGAAGTTTTGGGTATGAGTTTGCCAGGTTCTTCATCTCACCCAGCTGAATCAGCTGATAAGAAAGAAGACATCGAAGCAGCAGGACGTGCTGTTGTTAAGATGTTGGAACTTGGTCTCAAACCATCAGATATCTTGACTCGTGAAGCCTTTGAAGATGCTATCACTGTAACTATGGCTCTCGGTGGTTCTACAAATGCCACTCTTCATTTGCTTGCCATTGCCCATGCTGCCAATGTTGACTTGTCACTTGAGGACTTCAATACGATCCAAGAGCGTGTGCCTCACTTGGCCGACTTGAAACCATCTGGTCAGTATGTCTTCCAAGACCTCTACGAAGTCGGTGGTGTGCCTGCGGTTATGAGATATCTCTTGGCAAATGGTTTCCTTCACGGAGACCGCATTACATGTACTGGTAAGACTGTTGCTGAGAACTTAGCTGACTTTGCAGACCTTACACCAGGTCAAAAAGTTATTATGCCACTTGAAAATCCAAAACGTGCGGATGGTCCGCTTATCATCTTGAACGGAAACCTTGCTCCTGACGGTGCGGTTGCCAAGGTTTCAGGTGTTAAAGTGCGTCGTCACGTTGGACCAGCTAAGGTCTTTGACTCAGAAGAAGATGCTATTCAAGCCGTTCTGACAGATGAAATCGTTGATGGTGATGTAGTCGTTGTTCGTTTCGTTGGACCTAAGGGTGGTCCTGGTATGCCTGAGATGCTCTCACTTTCATCCATGATTGTTGGTAAAGGTCAAGGAGATAAGGTGGCCCTCTTGACGGACGGACGTTTCTCTGGTGGTACTTATGGTCTGGTTGTTGGACATATCGCCCCTGAAGCTCAGGATGGTGGACCGATTGCTTACCTCCGTACAGGCGATATCGTTACGGTTGACCAAGATACCAAAGAAATTTCCATGGCCGTATCGGAAGAAGAACTTGAAAAACGCAAGGCAGAAACAACCTTGCCACCACTCTACAGCCGTGGTGTTCTTGGTAAATATGCCCACATCGTATCATCTGCTTCACGCGGAGCCGTGACAGACTTCTGGAATATGGACAAGTCAGGTAAAAAATAA
- the rpmF gene encoding 50S ribosomal protein L32, whose translation MAVPARRTSKAKKNKRRTHYKVTAPSVNFDETTGDYSRSHRVSLKGYYKGRKIAKAASAE comes from the coding sequence ATGGCAGTACCTGCACGTCGCACTTCAAAAGCGAAGAAAAACAAACGTCGTACACACTACAAAGTAACAGCTCCATCTGTAAACTTTGACGAAACTACTGGAGATTACTCACGTTCTCACCGTGTATCACTTAAAGGATACTACAAAGGACGTAAAATCGCTAAAGCTGCATCAGCTGAATAA
- the rpmG gene encoding 50S ribosomal protein L33: MRVNITLEHKESGERLYLTSKNKRNTPDRLQLKKYSPKLRKHVVFTEVK, encoded by the coding sequence ATGCGCGTAAATATTACACTTGAACACAAAGAATCTGGTGAACGCTTGTACCTTACTTCTAAAAACAAACGTAACACTCCAGACCGTCTTCAATTGAAGAAATACTCACCAAAACTTCGCAAACACGTTGTGTTTACAGAAGTTAAGTAA